CTCACCCGGCACGCAAAGGCTTGCTCAACGTCCCATCGTGAAAACCTACTTCCTGGATGCGCTCCAAACCACGATTTTGCATGTATGCCTGGGCTGCTTTACTTTGAGCAAACGACCTTTGGAAGTGAGCAAAAGCCGCCGTCATTGTCTTTACGCGCACTTTTTCAGACACCATAGGCTGCGCCTGTGCTGGAGCCGCAGCCACTCCCCCACCAGTGGCACCTAACAGCGACTTACACTTCAAAATTGCCTCGTGTTTGCTCAACTTCTCCTGGTGCATCACAAAATCAATCACATCGATAGGCTTTCCGTGCACCTTGCAATTGCTGCTAAAGCAAAACACCGTGTCCGACTTCGGGAACATTTCCATACTCGGCTTTTTGTCATCGTGAAAAGGACAACACAGGCGGTTGCTTCCATTGACGCTTAAGCCGTAGTGGGCTAGAACGGTGGTGATGGAGAGATTTTGTTTAATATCTGAGATAGTCATAGTAAATTTTTTTGTTGTAGATTTATACAATTGCAAACATATTTATAATTGTATAAATATACAACTAAAGAAAAAGGTAAAACAAATAATATTGCATAGTAAGACACTAAAAAGTAAATTTGTAGTATAAATAAGCTATTAACACTATGGATTTTGCGAAAAAACTAAAAGATATAAGAAGTAAAAAAAGCCTTTCACAGAAAGAAGTGGCTCTAAGCGTTGGCATTGATCGCGGGCAATATTCGAGGTTTGAGAATGGTAAGGCTGAACCATCTCTAGCAACAATTAAGAAAATAGCACAGGCTTTAAATGTTAAATTGTCAGACTTATTTGCAGAAAATGATGAGCTTGATATTGATTCTTATGACAAAACACTGGTAGAAAAAATACAGTTGATTGAAGAATTAGATGAGGCGCAAAAACAGTCCTTGTACACAATGATTGATACTGCGGTGGCTCACAAACGCCTAAAGGATACATTAGCAAATGCAATCAACTTAGCCTCATAAGAAACAAAAAACCCTGCACTAAACTAGCACAGGGTTACACTTTAACAGATGACTATCCCAAATCGTCTGTCTTGCAAAAGTACAGACAATCATATACTTTCGCAACTCATAAACTCCTATCTTTCAGGTTCATAAGAAATAAAAAAGCCTGACTCAAGTGAATGAATCAGGCTGTATATTTATTGGGATAAACCAAGCCAGGATTAATCAGCCTCCCTTACCACCCTAATACCAAGAATTGGCTTAGTCTCATATGTAAATGCTTGCATTCTATAAAAAACAGAACAAACCATTGGCAAATCTCTCCAAGAGCCTCCACGAACAACTTTAAGTGCTCCAAACCTCTTATCAATAACCTTATTCACGGGGTTTCGTTTTGCGCTTCTTTCATAATAGTCATCATCAAACCAATCTTCACACCATTCACCTACATTTCCACTCATGTCATAGATACCCAATTCATTACCTTTTTTTAACCCTACTTCGTTTTGCTGGTCATCATCCCCTCCTACGTATAAAGCCGTTTTATCATGCCAGGAGACTTCTTCTGCATTGTTGCTACCCGCAAACAAATAACCTCGGCTTTTGACCCCACCCCGTGCTGCATACTCCCATTCCGCTTCGGTAGGCAAGCGATATTTCTTTTTTGTTGTATTGCTTAACCAGGCACAATAAGCTTTTGCTCCATCAAATGAAACTCTAGTAACTGGGTACCTTTCTGCACCCTTTATTACATAAAAACGCTTATTTGAGTATTTAATACTTGAATACTTATGTTTGATATTGATAAGGCTGTCTAAAAACCAAGTGCATTCTCCGTTATTAAGAAAAAGGACAAAATCTTGGTTAGTAATTTCAAATTTACTGATATAATAGCTGTCAAGTAAAACTTTGTGGGTAGGCTTGGCATCGGGCGCAAAGCGTGGACTTCCCATGTTAAATGCCCCTCCCTTTACAAAAACCATTTCTGGAGTACGAAAATCATTTTTCTGGGAGTAGACAAAGCCTGCAGTTCCCAAAGATACCAGAAACGTTGAACACATTATTTGAAAAAATAAGATCAGATATTTTTTTGTAGCCATCTAATTATAAATATTTAATTTTTGTTAATGCACAGGTTTTCTCTATAAAAAACCTGTGTTAAGGCGTATTGTATGGGTTGAAAGCTATTTATCAGGCAATATAAATGATTTTACTTTGTCACCCCTAATGATATTAAGCCCCTTTAATACAAGGTCAGTATACCCCAGTATGGGAGCAAGTGCACCTGCAAGAGAATACCCAAAATCAAAGTATGGATTATTATCTCCGCCATAAGTTCCAACTAGTGCCTTTCCCATGCTGGTTTTTTCAGATATAAAAGCTCTAGAATTTCTTCTAATAAAACCTGTATAACGCAAAATTAAGTTTTTCATGGGTTGATCAATCTGACCAGCAAAGGCAGCCCTATCAAGCCAACCTTTAAACGTATACTTACTTTGCGATAACTTGCTTAGTCGCTTAAAAGGACGAGGTGAACCTTTGCTATTATTATACTGGGAAGGATAGTTGTAATGTTTAGAATCCCCTTCAAGCGTGGCTCTCCTGTTAATTATCCCTTTGTCATTAAGAGTTATAAGCAGCCTACGAATCCTTACAATTTCTTGGCGACGTATGTGTCCGCTGGGGGTTTTGACAGATTGTAAGCTCCTGCTTAACGACCAAACAATAAGTGTATGCCTTGTTTGAGGAGAATTTTTATTTTCTACATACTCAATGTATTTATCTATTATTCTTTCTCTCACAAAGGGGTTTCCTTCCGATGAATTATTTCCTACTCCATTTCTCGAAGGCCACCTACCATGTTGTGCATCCAACATCGCATCTTGAGCTCTTCCCTGCGCTTCGTTTTCTTTAGTCCAATCATCCAGGCGCTTTTGTTCAATGGCATCATCACCTTCAGGAGCTAAGCCAGTAGGGTCATTTAATGA
The Microscilla marina ATCC 23134 DNA segment above includes these coding regions:
- a CDS encoding formylglycine-generating enzyme family protein — its product is MATKKYLILFFQIMCSTFLVSLGTAGFVYSQKNDFRTPEMVFVKGGAFNMGSPRFAPDAKPTHKVLLDSYYISKFEITNQDFVLFLNNGECTWFLDSLINIKHKYSSIKYSNKRFYVIKGAERYPVTRVSFDGAKAYCAWLSNTTKKKYRLPTEAEWEYAARGGVKSRGYLFAGSNNAEEVSWHDKTALYVGGDDDQQNEVGLKKGNELGIYDMSGNVGEWCEDWFDDDYYERSAKRNPVNKVIDKRFGALKVVRGGSWRDLPMVCSVFYRMQAFTYETKPILGIRVVREAD
- a CDS encoding CHC2 zinc finger domain-containing protein gives rise to the protein MTISDIKQNLSITTVLAHYGLSVNGSNRLCCPFHDDKKPSMEMFPKSDTVFCFSSNCKVHGKPIDVIDFVMHQEKLSKHEAILKCKSLLGATGGGVAAAPAQAQPMVSEKVRVKTMTAAFAHFQRSFAQSKAAQAYMQNRGLERIQEVGFHDGTLSKPLRAG
- a CDS encoding helix-turn-helix domain-containing protein, which produces MDFAKKLKDIRSKKSLSQKEVALSVGIDRGQYSRFENGKAEPSLATIKKIAQALNVKLSDLFAENDELDIDSYDKTLVEKIQLIEELDEAQKQSLYTMIDTAVAHKRLKDTLANAINLAS